A stretch of DNA from Paenibacillus albus:
CTCTTCGATCACATCGAAGAGTTGAGTTTAAATTATGGTGCGGTCGAGAGGACTCGAACCTCCACGTCATTGCTGACACTAGAACCTGAATCTAGCGCGTCTGCCAATTCCGCCACGACCGCATCTTGCACGTTGTCGCTTACAAGTGAAGCAACGAAAATTAATATACCATAATTTTTTAGGACAAGTCAACACATCATTTATCTTTTTATTTTTTGCTGCCGGATTCAAGGCCTTGATGAATCGCATCAAGCAGACGGAACGTCGTATCGCAGCAATATTCCCAGAACATAATGCCTGAGAGTCCCTCACGAACGACAAAATCGGCTTTATGCGCAAGTGACTCTTCGTCATCGTATGTGATGAAGCTCTGACCATTGAACAAGTATGGCGCCTTCGCTTGGTCATCCCAGTACCTGTTATAGCCGTTCTTATCGATGTATTCATTCGCAAGCTTTGTGAAATCCGGTCCATAGCCGCCCGCCGTTCCTGCCATCTGATGCAGTCCGTTGTTCACATTAGGCACATGCATCCATAAGCGCGAATAGAATGCAGCCCCGATGACGATCTTCTCCTTCGGCACTCCGGCATTTCTGAACAAACGAACCGACGCCTCTACACTGATGCGGAACAGATCGCCTGTCGATGCATGCAGATTCGTATGATGCCCCGTCAAAGTTTGGAATCCGCCTCGCATATCGTATGTCATGAGTTGGATGTAGTCCAGATAAAGATGCACCTGATCCATCTCGGTCCCGTCGATATAGTATTGATCCGCACCTGCCGCAATCGTCAATAAATAATGGCGGCCGTTCTTGGTCCCAAGGAGGTCAATCGCCTCTCTCATTTCTTTGAGCAGCAGAGTGAAATTGATGCGGTCATCCGGACTCGAACCGATGCCTGCAACACCATAACACGGGTATTCCCAGTCCAGATCTATTCCATCAATCGGATATTGACGCAGGATCTCTACAGCTGTGTCCGCCATCCGCTTGCGTCCCTTCGCGGTTGATGCAGCTTCAGAGAAGCCGCCCGCGCTCCAACCACCTACGGAGAGCAGAATAACCAAGTCAGGATTATATTGTTTCAATGTATTCAAACTGCCCAATTGCTTCAGATGGCTGATACTGATTCCATCATTCACGACATGTCCGAATGCAATGTTAATATGCGTAAGCTTACGCGCATCTTCTTCTCTTACTTTAGGCAGCCAGGCATCCCCGACATAGCCTACTTTAATAAAGTTCGACTTCAACTCGTTCTCCTCCACCTGTATATAAAATGATGCGATTACTCGCTCCACAGCTTGCCATCTTGCCCAATATAAAATGTACCCTGTCCGTCTGCTGAGGCAGCCGAAATTTGGAATAGACGGCTTGTACAGTCGATTTGCGGATCAATCGTCCACGACTCATTCCCCATCAGGACAGCCGGATCTACTGTATAATGACCATGCTCTGCGTAATAATTACGTTGACGGTAGTACAAACGACGTAATTCCCATTTCACAAGCTCATCAGGCGGCAGCGTGAATGCAGCGGGCGTCTCGTCATCGCCAAAAACAACATAGCCCCAGAGCTCTGGGTAATGCATGTTAATAATGTCCATTGGCGTCCATACCCAGTTATCTTCCGGATAAGGCTTACCTGTCGCAGGATTAATGACTTTCTCGTATCGGCCATCTTTCACTTGTACCTGCCATTCTACCCGGGAGAAATTAACGCGCCAAAACTGTCCGATAGACGGGCGCTTGCGGTCATTCGCGCACTCCACCAAGCTCTTCCACGGCATGGCCACTTCAACGCTCCAGCTGCGGTTAGCCGCATTCGGATTATTCAATTCTCCATCAATGTGCACGGCAGTCTTCAGACCGGCAATATCCCAAGCATCGACTGGGGGACCGCCATCACGATAAGGCTTAACGAGCAGTAAATCCCATACCGTGTTCAGAGCGTTAATCTCAAACTCATAGTATTGGTGCGAGCTGCCATCAGGATCAATGAAGATTTCGAAGT
This window harbors:
- a CDS encoding carbohydrate-binding family 9-like protein; this encodes MNVSRVEEPAVLRYAPKHYVCRRAAGPLELDGRLDKPFWEQAQWTDDFVDIEGDAKPLPAKRTRVKMLWDDEYFYFGAELMEDVIWATLTERDSVIFYDNDFEIFIDPDGSSHQYYEFEINALNTVWDLLLVKPYRDGGPPVDAWDIAGLKTAVHIDGELNNPNAANRSWSVEVAMPWKSLVECANDRKRPSIGQFWRVNFSRVEWQVQVKDGRYEKVINPATGKPYPEDNWVWTPMDIINMHYPELWGYVVFGDDETPAAFTLPPDELVKWELRRLYYRQRNYYAEHGHYTVDPAVLMGNESWTIDPQIDCTSRLFQISAASADGQGTFYIGQDGKLWSE
- a CDS encoding glycoside hydrolase family 18 protein, whose translation is MKSNFIKVGYVGDAWLPKVREEDARKLTHINIAFGHVVNDGISISHLKQLGSLNTLKQYNPDLVILLSVGGWSAGGFSEAASTAKGRKRMADTAVEILRQYPIDGIDLDWEYPCYGVAGIGSSPDDRINFTLLLKEMREAIDLLGTKNGRHYLLTIAAGADQYYIDGTEMDQVHLYLDYIQLMTYDMRGGFQTLTGHHTNLHASTGDLFRISVEASVRLFRNAGVPKEKIVIGAAFYSRLWMHVPNVNNGLHQMAGTAGGYGPDFTKLANEYIDKNGYNRYWDDQAKAPYLFNGQSFITYDDEESLAHKADFVVREGLSGIMFWEYCCDTTFRLLDAIHQGLESGSKK